A window of Chitinophagales bacterium contains these coding sequences:
- a CDS encoding DUF2007 domain-containing protein → MAGSFIPVQIFTNYIDAHILLGRLESENIVCYLMDENTVTINPIWTQAVGGIKLMVEKSQVGRAMELIHEIQQEKKEKIICPKCGSDNIEYVSSPRKPANWIGAIFGFFLGDYPVTVRKVYHCFNCKHEFDPPVEN, encoded by the coding sequence ATGGCTGGCTCCTTTATTCCGGTACAAATTTTTACCAACTACATTGATGCCCATATATTATTGGGTAGATTGGAATCGGAGAATATTGTGTGTTACCTCATGGATGAAAACACGGTGACCATTAATCCTATTTGGACACAGGCTGTCGGGGGTATTAAACTCATGGTGGAAAAATCACAGGTTGGCCGGGCCATGGAGCTGATCCATGAAATTCAGCAGGAAAAAAAAGAAAAGATCATCTGTCCTAAATGTGGCTCAGACAATATCGAATATGTCAGCTCTCCACGTAAGCCCGCCAATTGGATTGGAGCCATTTTCGGATTCTTTCTTGGAGACTATCCCGTTACAGTAAGAAAGGTCTATCACTGTTTCAATTGTAAACATGAATTTGATCCTCCGGTAGAAAACTAA
- the kdsB gene encoding 3-deoxy-manno-octulosonate cytidylyltransferase, which translates to MHTNKIIACIPARYAATRFPAKLMQLLGEKTVIRTTYENTVATGLFDEVIVITDSDIIFQEITTHGGRAIMSKKEHESGSDRIAEAVQEMNVDVVVNVQGDEPFVNKDVLEKLVAAFQDPSVKVASVMHPSADAEYLSNPNFAKVVVDKDSNALYFSRALIPYDRQSGLPFTYYKHIGIYAFRKETLLEFTQWPIGKLEQVEKLEQLRYLENGVKIRMVSTEYTGIGIDTPAELEKARELLGK; encoded by the coding sequence ATGCATACCAACAAGATCATTGCCTGCATCCCGGCGCGCTATGCCGCCACCCGCTTTCCCGCCAAACTCATGCAATTATTGGGTGAAAAAACCGTCATCCGCACCACCTATGAAAATACAGTGGCCACCGGTCTCTTTGATGAAGTAATCGTGATAACCGATAGTGATATCATCTTCCAGGAAATCACCACACACGGAGGCCGGGCCATAATGAGTAAGAAAGAACACGAAAGCGGCTCAGACAGGATCGCCGAAGCTGTGCAGGAGATGAATGTGGACGTCGTCGTGAATGTACAGGGCGATGAGCCTTTTGTCAATAAGGATGTATTGGAAAAATTGGTGGCTGCCTTTCAGGACCCTTCCGTAAAAGTGGCCTCGGTCATGCACCCCTCCGCCGATGCCGAATACCTGTCCAATCCCAACTTTGCCAAAGTAGTGGTGGACAAGGATTCCAATGCACTTTATTTCAGTCGCGCCCTTATTCCCTATGATCGTCAGTCGGGACTTCCCTTCACCTACTATAAACATATCGGTATCTACGCCTTCCGAAAAGAAACCCTGCTCGAATTTACCCAATGGCCGATCGGTAAATTGGAACAGGTAGAAAAACTCGAACAACTGCGCTATCTCGAAAATGGGGTTAAGATCCGTATGGTCTCCACCGAATACACGGGCATCGGTATTGATACACCCGCCGAACTCGAAAAAGCCAGGGAATTATTGGGCAAATAA
- a CDS encoding PhnA domain-containing protein: MALSPILAQRCQGTCELCGAEPASIEYLVSPKTEEAVENMVALCPVCFAALEDRSTSQHWRCLEGSIWNPEPSVQALSYRLLSVFKEEEWASQVLHSVELDESVVEWALSAFEVADTHKDAFGNTLENGDTVVLTQALNVKGTSFSAAKGTVVKKIRLVPDNTGQIEGKINEQMIVILTKFVKKG; encoded by the coding sequence ATGGCTCTTTCTCCAATTCTGGCCCAGCGTTGCCAGGGCACTTGTGAACTCTGTGGTGCCGAACCGGCCAGTATCGAATATCTTGTCAGCCCCAAAACCGAGGAAGCCGTAGAGAATATGGTGGCGCTTTGTCCCGTTTGTTTTGCCGCTCTGGAAGACCGTTCCACTTCCCAGCACTGGCGCTGTCTCGAAGGCAGCATCTGGAATCCCGAGCCCTCCGTTCAGGCATTAAGTTACCGGCTTTTATCCGTATTCAAAGAAGAAGAATGGGCTTCGCAGGTTCTTCACTCTGTAGAGCTGGATGAATCCGTGGTAGAATGGGCTTTAAGTGCCTTTGAAGTAGCCGACACACATAAAGATGCATTTGGCAATACCCTTGAAAATGGAGATACGGTTGTGCTGACCCAGGCGTTGAATGTAAAAGGCACCAGTTTTAGTGCCGCCAAAGGAACGGTTGTAAAAAAGATCCGCCTTGTTCCGGACAATACCGGTCAGATCGAAGGAAAGATCAATGAACAAATGATTGTGATATTGACAAAGTTTGTGAAGAAAGGATAG
- a CDS encoding ankyrin repeat domain-containing protein, translating to MNSASLLDYISKGRTDLVFDLLKLPDWQNMLTQGTVKPLQWFVYYNDTTALKAVLEAGGNLSSLNLDEELGNAAFFGHWKVCDFLIGHGANVNMKLADSEETPLHSALCKAGRPYYFYTVKLLVEKGAYVNARTKPGVETGAFMRDVRTKGESPLHRAAAYADERTIQFLLEHGADKEAKDASGDTPLSWASAHLRPGAILSLLAYGDYRISDAHKTRNTSDHGQGWGNGMDWNLFGEYQPV from the coding sequence ATGAATAGTGCCAGCCTATTGGATTATATCAGCAAAGGAAGAACAGATCTTGTGTTCGATCTTTTGAAGCTACCGGATTGGCAGAACATGCTAACGCAGGGAACGGTGAAACCACTTCAGTGGTTTGTTTATTACAACGATACAACGGCACTCAAAGCAGTATTGGAGGCGGGCGGTAACCTTAGTTCGCTTAACCTCGATGAAGAATTGGGGAATGCCGCATTTTTTGGGCATTGGAAGGTTTGTGATTTTCTCATCGGACATGGAGCCAATGTAAACATGAAACTGGCTGATTCGGAGGAAACACCCTTACATTCCGCTTTGTGTAAAGCAGGCCGGCCCTATTATTTCTATACGGTCAAATTGCTTGTAGAAAAAGGGGCGTATGTGAACGCCCGAACAAAACCAGGTGTTGAGACGGGCGCTTTTATGCGGGATGTGCGAACAAAGGGAGAGAGCCCACTGCATAGGGCGGCCGCTTATGCCGACGAGCGAACGATTCAATTTTTATTGGAACATGGGGCCGATAAAGAAGCAAAAGATGCGAGTGGGGATACGCCACTAAGCTGGGCAAGCGCTCATTTAAGACCCGGGGCCATTTTATCCTTGTTGGCCTATGGCGACTATCGCATTAGCGACGCGCACAAAACAAGAAATACCAGTGACCATGGGCAGGGATGGGGAAATGGAATGGATTGGAACCTGTTTGGAGAATATCAACCTGTTTGA
- the corA gene encoding magnesium/cobalt transporter CorA translates to MLDPLNPDKYLRYLGLPTLFGTKRTRQILQVNPTVIPQREDSKDVRITVYDYNVQNVDIHELSSIDECKEFLHSGKISWINIDGIRKADVENIGNHFGVHPLIQEDILSVNQRPKMDDIEGVMFCLLNMLYFNAKENTVEQEQISIVLGRNFVISFQEDASRDVFNGLRGKLKMANSKIRQMTADYLCYSMIDMIVDHYFLVMEQLGDHIEDLEEEVVRSSNKRTLARINVARKEMIVLKRNIAPVRDLVSGIIRSESELLEDRTTKYFNDVYDHVVQAYDLSENYRDLILNLQDLYLNQVSLKTNEVMKVMAIVTCLLAPATVIGGIFGMNFEAIPYIHHKWGFFLAVGFMLIVPIVMLRIFKKRGWF, encoded by the coding sequence ATCCTCGACCCACTCAACCCGGATAAATACCTCCGCTATCTCGGGTTACCAACCCTTTTTGGTACCAAACGCACGCGGCAGATCCTTCAGGTCAATCCCACGGTCATTCCCCAGCGCGAAGATTCCAAGGATGTCAGGATCACCGTATATGACTATAATGTCCAAAACGTGGATATTCACGAATTAAGTTCGATTGATGAATGCAAAGAATTTCTTCATTCCGGCAAGATCAGTTGGATCAATATTGACGGGATCAGAAAGGCGGATGTAGAAAACATTGGCAACCATTTTGGTGTCCACCCGCTGATCCAGGAAGATATACTCAGTGTCAACCAGCGTCCGAAAATGGATGATATCGAAGGCGTGATGTTCTGCCTGCTCAATATGCTTTACTTTAACGCCAAGGAAAATACTGTGGAACAGGAGCAGATCAGTATCGTACTGGGGCGCAATTTTGTCATCAGCTTCCAGGAAGATGCCAGTCGTGATGTTTTCAATGGTCTCCGCGGAAAATTAAAAATGGCCAATAGCAAGATCCGGCAAATGACGGCCGATTATCTCTGTTATTCCATGATCGATATGATCGTTGACCACTATTTCCTGGTGATGGAACAGTTGGGTGACCACATCGAAGACCTTGAAGAAGAAGTGGTGCGGTCCAGCAACAAACGCACCCTGGCGCGTATCAATGTGGCGAGAAAGGAAATGATCGTGCTGAAAAGAAATATTGCGCCTGTTCGTGATCTGGTCAGTGGCATCATCCGGTCAGAAAGTGAACTGCTTGAAGACCGTACTACAAAATATTTCAATGACGTGTACGATCACGTGGTGCAAGCTTATGACCTGAGTGAAAACTACCGCGATCTTATTCTCAACCTACAAGACCTCTATCTCAACCAGGTAAGCCTTAAGACCAATGAGGTGATGAAAGTGATGGCCATTGTGACCTGCTTACTTGCGCCGGCCACTGTTATTGGCGGGATCTTTGGCATGAACTTCGAAGCCATACCGTATATACACCATAAATGGGGATTCTTTTTGGCTGTAGGGTTCATGCTCATCGTACCTATTGTTATGCTGAGGATCTTCAAAAAACGTGGGTGGTTTTAA
- a CDS encoding sugar porter family MFS transporter translates to MRKHLLLYWSVVAALAGFIFGFDTVVISGANLPIKELWHTSPLFHGFFIMSMALWGTVFGSLFGGIPTEKYGRKKVLLWIGILFSVSAIGSALAQDPYSFSFFRFIGGVGIGASSVVAPTYISEIAAPKVRGRLVGMYQFNIVFGILIAFLSNYFLKGFDGANDWRWMLGVMAIPSLIYTFMVPGLPESPRWLISRKNDPAAARPVLEKMGVGDISGEIKRIQEANATVNGENPSGLFSSRLRTPLFLAFFIAFFNQLSGINFILYYAPEILERAGLAAKESLFNSIAIGGINLIFTFIGLYLIDRMGRKKLLIIGSLGYILSLALVAYAFKTGASSGFLMSFLLLFIASHAIGQGAVIWVFISEIFPNKSRALGQSFGTSVHWVFAALITLITPLFLDEKEGILKDSPWIIFTFFAGMMVLQLVWVLTKMPETKGDSLEELEKRMVLH, encoded by the coding sequence ATGAGAAAACATCTGCTCCTTTATTGGTCCGTAGTTGCGGCTTTAGCGGGTTTTATCTTTGGTTTTGATACGGTAGTTATCTCCGGGGCCAATCTCCCCATCAAGGAACTCTGGCACACCAGCCCTCTTTTTCACGGATTTTTCATTATGTCGATGGCCCTTTGGGGAACTGTTTTTGGCTCCTTGTTTGGGGGTATTCCCACCGAAAAATATGGACGAAAAAAGGTCCTGCTCTGGATCGGCATACTCTTTTCCGTTTCTGCTATTGGGTCAGCCCTGGCGCAGGACCCTTATAGTTTCTCCTTTTTTCGTTTCATCGGTGGTGTTGGCATCGGTGCTTCCTCGGTGGTGGCGCCTACCTATATCTCAGAGATCGCTGCGCCAAAGGTCAGGGGCCGGTTGGTGGGTATGTACCAGTTCAATATCGTATTTGGCATCCTCATTGCCTTTCTCTCCAATTACTTCCTGAAAGGGTTTGACGGGGCCAATGACTGGAGGTGGATGCTGGGGGTGATGGCCATCCCCTCACTGATCTACACCTTTATGGTTCCCGGTCTTCCGGAAAGCCCGCGCTGGCTGATCTCCCGGAAAAATGATCCCGCGGCCGCCAGACCGGTACTGGAAAAAATGGGGGTGGGGGATATTTCTGGGGAAATAAAGCGCATACAGGAAGCCAATGCCACAGTAAATGGGGAAAATCCTTCCGGATTGTTCAGCTCCCGGTTACGCACGCCCCTGTTCCTCGCCTTTTTCATTGCCTTCTTTAATCAGCTATCGGGTATCAACTTCATTTTATATTATGCTCCGGAGATACTGGAAAGGGCCGGCCTCGCGGCTAAAGAGTCCCTTTTCAATTCCATTGCCATCGGGGGCATCAACCTCATTTTTACTTTTATCGGACTATACCTGATCGATCGCATGGGGCGGAAAAAACTGCTTATCATTGGTTCGCTGGGCTATATTCTGAGCCTGGCCCTGGTAGCGTATGCCTTTAAAACAGGCGCCTCCTCCGGTTTCCTCATGAGCTTCCTGCTTCTGTTCATTGCATCCCATGCCATCGGCCAGGGAGCCGTGATCTGGGTATTTATCTCCGAGATATTTCCCAACAAATCCCGGGCCCTGGGCCAATCTTTTGGCACCAGTGTACATTGGGTATTCGCCGCACTGATCACCCTCATTACACCGCTCTTCCTCGATGAGAAAGAAGGGATACTTAAAGATAGCCCCTGGATCATCTTTACCTTCTTTGCCGGAATGATGGTGCTGCAGTTGGTGTGGGTGTTGACAAAAATGCCGGAAACCAAAGGGGATAGTTTGGAGGAATTGGAGAAAAGAATGGTTTTACATTGA
- a CDS encoding DUF1003 domain-containing protein: protein MPGKIDIDQLFADQADQVIKLRQIVNDSIREERSLIEQLSHPIMEKTTPGQRLADRVARFGGSWSFILSFLFLLGAWILFNSVVSPGKIFDPYPFILMNLILSCIAALQAPVIMMSQNRQEEKDRKRAENDYMINLKAELEVRNLHQKIDLLLEEQIKTLFDIQAKQMELLTEIREKLN, encoded by the coding sequence ATGCCCGGTAAAATAGACATTGACCAACTCTTCGCCGATCAGGCCGACCAGGTCATCAAGCTTCGCCAGATCGTCAATGACTCGATCAGGGAAGAGCGATCCCTGATTGAACAGCTTTCCCATCCCATTATGGAAAAAACCACTCCCGGTCAGCGGCTCGCCGATCGAGTGGCCCGCTTTGGCGGTAGCTGGTCATTTATACTTTCCTTTTTGTTTTTATTGGGTGCCTGGATACTCTTTAATAGCGTAGTTTCTCCCGGAAAGATATTTGACCCCTATCCCTTTATCCTGATGAACCTGATCCTGTCCTGTATTGCCGCTCTTCAGGCCCCTGTCATTATGATGAGCCAGAACCGGCAGGAAGAAAAGGACCGCAAACGTGCAGAGAACGATTACATGATCAACCTGAAAGCCGAATTGGAGGTGCGCAACCTTCACCAAAAGATTGACCTCCTTCTTGAAGAGCAAATAAAGACCCTTTTTGACATCCAGGCCAAGCAAATGGAATTGCTGACCGAGATACGTGAAAAACTGAATTAA
- a CDS encoding sterol desaturase family protein, which translates to MWENIINHFSTLEQRPLERMAILVGGLLFFWIIEGAIPLLPMAYKRSKPRHALINFSFTVIHLIIHTFLALVIILISDWCRNQSFGLVHWFNAGVLATVLISFLVLDFFGGWLVHITEHKVPFLWRFHVIHHADNNVDVTTGLRHHPGESILRGLFFFMGIFVSGAPMYAVMIFQTILVFSTAFTHANISLPVWLDKALSYVLVSPNMHKVHHHWKQPYTDSNYGAILSIWDRLLGTFRKLAPKDIKYGLDRYYPNEEDEDFKKLMGYPFKNH; encoded by the coding sequence ATGTGGGAAAACATCATTAACCACTTCTCTACGCTGGAACAACGCCCGCTGGAACGCATGGCCATTCTCGTAGGCGGTCTGCTTTTTTTCTGGATCATTGAAGGGGCCATTCCGCTCCTGCCCATGGCATATAAAAGATCCAAGCCGCGACACGCGCTGATCAATTTTAGTTTTACTGTCATTCACCTCATCATTCACACTTTTCTCGCCCTCGTCATTATTCTCATTAGTGATTGGTGTCGTAACCAGTCTTTTGGATTGGTGCATTGGTTCAATGCCGGCGTGCTTGCCACCGTGCTGATCTCCTTTCTGGTGCTCGATTTCTTTGGCGGCTGGCTGGTCCATATCACCGAACATAAAGTACCTTTTCTCTGGCGCTTCCATGTCATTCACCATGCCGATAATAATGTGGATGTCACCACCGGACTCCGTCACCACCCGGGCGAAAGTATACTGCGCGGACTGTTCTTCTTCATGGGCATCTTCGTCAGCGGCGCCCCCATGTATGCCGTCATGATCTTTCAAACCATCCTGGTCTTCTCCACGGCCTTTACGCACGCCAATATCAGCCTGCCCGTCTGGCTGGATAAAGCCCTTAGCTATGTCCTTGTTTCGCCCAATATGCACAAGGTCCACCACCATTGGAAACAACCCTATACCGATAGTAACTACGGGGCCATTCTGTCCATTTGGGACCGGCTGCTGGGAACATTCAGAAAACTGGCGCCAAAGGATATCAAATACGGGCTGGATCGCTACTATCCGAACGAAGAAGATGAGGATTTCAAAAAATTAATGGGGTATCCATTTAAAAACCATTGA
- a CDS encoding helix-turn-helix transcriptional regulator, whose amino-acid sequence MKKKNLTSLKSFIDKEVGEKGSKKREKFDAGYETFKLGVLIQQARQKRGMTQERVAQLCGTNKSYISKLEKDLKDIRFSTLQRIITEGLGGQLEISIRF is encoded by the coding sequence ATGAAGAAAAAAAATCTAACAAGTCTTAAAAGCTTTATAGATAAAGAAGTTGGTGAGAAAGGTTCAAAAAAGCGCGAAAAGTTTGATGCGGGCTATGAGACTTTTAAGCTTGGTGTTCTTATTCAGCAGGCCCGGCAGAAGAGGGGTATGACACAAGAGCGGGTAGCACAGCTTTGTGGAACCAATAAATCTTATATTTCAAAATTGGAGAAAGACCTGAAAGACATTCGTTTTTCCACCCTTCAGCGAATTATCACTGAAGGATTGGGAGGGCAATTGGAAATTTCTATTCGCTTTTAG
- a CDS encoding DUF1493 family protein, with protein MELKAFVLEQSAVDDVEIRRETSIANDLGVYGDDATEFIMAYSKRFNVDVSRFMAADYFRAEGGISFSYFSEGIFGREGKRYKNLTVGDLEKGILARRLDQEVLENL; from the coding sequence TTGGAACTCAAAGCATTCGTTTTGGAGCAGTCAGCGGTTGATGATGTGGAAATTAGAAGGGAAACAAGCATTGCTAATGATCTAGGTGTTTATGGGGACGATGCAACGGAGTTTATTATGGCTTATAGTAAGCGTTTTAATGTTGATGTTTCAAGATTCATGGCCGCCGATTATTTTAGGGCGGAAGGCGGCATATCTTTTTCTTATTTTTCAGAAGGTATATTTGGTAGAGAGGGTAAAAGGTATAAAAACCTTACAGTGGGAGATCTTGAAAAAGGAATCCTTGCGAGGCGATTAGACCAAGAAGTATTGGAAAATTTGTAG
- a CDS encoding DUF4407 domain-containing protein: MSAEQQQGDTSLYTYDSFGEKTKPSDTRFLWWCAGAHQKLLKEYPSEHAKYSGLGGVILATFVLAAASAGYAMYTVFGNFWVAVGFAIIWGLIIFNFDRFLVSTMRKYGVSRKKQVWMAIPRIALALLIGLTIARPLEMKIFEKEIDTKVIENTHARIQLNDSLLQQEYTSLTQSATDERNRLSARKLAIEDTLHRLQQAYVAEADGTGGSMQRGIDNLTRLKQAAYQQALVQFTPELAALAGGIESQDSILAHAKADMEEKRKAYEKTAAANVGFLERNKALSDLTRQESSVLWASLLISLLIILIETGPIISKLIMPVGPYDIALAKEELTKMAASENEMRRDKETYYEKQKVFLARQKEMSDMLVTKLSSLQEKNINEELDKWERGEWSPKDHRPSMDEVMRKIKEKYRLDEGSMM, translated from the coding sequence ATGTCTGCTGAACAACAACAGGGGGACACGAGTCTGTACACCTATGACTCATTTGGAGAGAAAACCAAACCTTCCGACACCCGCTTTTTGTGGTGGTGTGCGGGGGCGCATCAAAAATTATTAAAAGAATATCCATCCGAGCATGCAAAATATTCCGGTCTGGGCGGTGTTATCCTGGCCACTTTTGTGCTCGCCGCCGCTTCGGCCGGTTATGCCATGTACACTGTTTTTGGCAATTTCTGGGTGGCGGTGGGTTTTGCCATCATCTGGGGCTTGATCATTTTCAATTTCGACCGGTTCCTGGTCTCCACCATGCGGAAATATGGTGTAAGCAGGAAAAAGCAGGTCTGGATGGCCATTCCCCGTATCGCGCTTGCCCTGTTGATCGGCTTAACCATTGCCCGGCCTTTGGAAATGAAGATCTTCGAAAAAGAGATCGACACCAAGGTCATTGAGAATACCCATGCCCGTATCCAACTGAACGATAGCCTCCTGCAGCAGGAATATACCTCCCTTACTCAATCCGCCACCGATGAGCGCAACCGCTTGTCCGCCCGCAAGCTTGCCATTGAAGATACCTTGCATCGTTTGCAACAAGCCTATGTCGCCGAAGCCGATGGCACCGGAGGATCCATGCAGCGCGGAATCGATAATTTAACCCGGCTCAAACAAGCCGCGTATCAACAAGCGCTTGTGCAGTTTACGCCCGAACTGGCGGCGCTGGCCGGTGGTATTGAATCGCAGGACAGTATTCTTGCCCATGCCAAGGCTGATATGGAAGAAAAGAGAAAGGCCTATGAAAAGACGGCGGCTGCCAATGTCGGTTTCCTGGAACGAAACAAGGCGCTATCCGATCTTACCCGGCAGGAAAGTAGTGTGTTATGGGCCAGTCTGCTTATTTCGCTCCTGATCATTCTGATTGAAACCGGTCCCATAATCTCCAAACTCATCATGCCCGTTGGGCCTTATGATATCGCGTTGGCAAAGGAAGAGCTAACCAAAATGGCTGCCTCCGAGAATGAAATGCGCCGGGATAAAGAAACGTATTACGAAAAACAAAAGGTATTCCTTGCCAGGCAAAAAGAAATGAGCGATATGTTGGTCACCAAGCTTTCGTCGCTACAGGAAAAGAACATCAATGAAGAGTTGGACAAATGGGAGCGGGGAGAATGGAGTCCAAAAGACCATCGCCCTTCCATGGATGAAGTGATGCGAAAGATCAAGGAAAAGTACCGGCTCGACGAGGGGTCTATGATGTGA
- a CDS encoding type II toxin-antitoxin system RelE/ParE family toxin, giving the protein MAKERSIFFYKNHFKEFYSKQTTKVQNRILWTLRVVEELDRIPEVYFKHLENTNGLYEIRVQSGSNIFRIFCFFDDGNIIVVGHGFQKKTRKTPMSEILKAEQVKKEYYEEKKSNKS; this is encoded by the coding sequence GTGGCAAAAGAGCGTTCCATTTTCTTTTATAAAAACCACTTTAAAGAATTCTACTCGAAACAAACAACAAAGGTTCAAAACAGAATTCTTTGGACTCTTAGGGTGGTGGAAGAATTGGATCGGATTCCTGAAGTGTATTTTAAACACCTTGAAAATACAAATGGTCTTTACGAGATCAGGGTACAATCAGGCAGTAATATATTCAGGATTTTCTGCTTTTTTGATGATGGCAATATAATTGTTGTTGGCCATGGTTTTCAAAAGAAGACCAGGAAAACTCCTATGAGTGAAATATTGAAAGCCGAACAAGTAAAAAAAGAGTACTATGAAGAAAAAAAATCTAACAAGTCTTAA
- a CDS encoding DUF1801 domain-containing protein, with protein MDKEIMAYNKKQAPGDREICELLARQIDKGLPEAENKIWHAHPVWFLDGNPIVGYHKLKESVRLLFWSGQSFEEEGLLPEGKFKAAEARFTSADQVKKRDLQRWLKKGREIQWDYKNIVKRKGKLERIK; from the coding sequence ATGGACAAAGAAATAATGGCTTATAATAAAAAGCAGGCACCTGGAGACAGGGAGATCTGCGAGTTACTTGCCCGGCAAATTGATAAGGGATTGCCGGAGGCGGAGAATAAGATCTGGCATGCGCATCCGGTATGGTTTCTGGATGGGAACCCCATTGTCGGGTATCACAAACTAAAGGAGAGTGTTCGCCTGTTATTTTGGAGCGGACAATCCTTTGAGGAAGAGGGGTTATTGCCTGAGGGGAAATTCAAGGCGGCGGAAGCCCGGTTTACCTCGGCTGATCAGGTGAAGAAACGCGATCTTCAACGGTGGCTCAAGAAGGGCCGCGAGATACAATGGGATTATAAGAATATTGTAAAACGCAAGGGAAAACTAGAACGGATAAAATAA
- a CDS encoding DinB family protein codes for MNRIILLLLFILADITSFAQVQKPWTEADRLFLVSGLTRTRNEVIQATQNLSDTQWHFKPDSASWSLAQVLEHLGLYERLFIQEADIMLSTVPDPAMDSLSLPDTTYINWMNDPNPHVADWNAIPLGFMKGKDNLRFFLFGRDRFINFVEKTTYDLRSHFTFRWGQEKRRSIHALIVVHFAHTDRHLKQIHRIMAHAGFPKK; via the coding sequence ATGAACCGCATCATTTTGCTTCTCCTGTTTATTCTTGCAGACATTACCAGTTTTGCGCAAGTACAAAAACCCTGGACGGAGGCGGACAGGCTTTTTCTTGTTTCGGGTTTAACCCGCACCCGAAACGAAGTGATACAGGCCACCCAAAACCTATCGGATACCCAATGGCATTTTAAACCCGATTCAGCGTCCTGGTCACTGGCCCAGGTACTTGAGCATCTGGGATTGTATGAGCGCTTGTTTATTCAGGAAGCGGATATCATGCTCAGTACGGTTCCGGATCCAGCCATGGATAGCCTCTCATTACCTGATACCACCTATATCAACTGGATGAATGATCCAAACCCGCATGTGGCGGATTGGAATGCGATTCCCCTTGGTTTTATGAAAGGGAAAGATAACCTCAGGTTCTTTTTATTTGGCCGGGACAGGTTTATCAACTTTGTTGAAAAAACGACCTATGACCTGCGATCGCATTTTACTTTTCGTTGGGGCCAGGAGAAAAGAAGGAGCATTCATGCCCTCATTGTGGTACACTTTGCGCACACCGACCGCCATTTAAAACAAATACATCGAATAATGGCACACGCGGGGTTTCCTAAAAAGTAG